The following coding sequences lie in one Notolabrus celidotus isolate fNotCel1 chromosome 6, fNotCel1.pri, whole genome shotgun sequence genomic window:
- the LOC117814709 gene encoding piggyBac transposable element-derived protein 3-like — MDKKKQYSLQDALKIITGDDSDFEGCEDSSDEDPDDPDYTPNKKEIETEESSCSSDSDSGESSDLDEQQPSVNPRQQATTVQRKEKEEKKTFSWRQKSFETPDCPFKGEDASLPDTLHTPLEYFRKFRGSVDARVEKDGKVAIVKWYDNKSVTLISSYCAIDPQDKARRWSKSDKAFVEVSRPHIVQEYNTFMGGIDLIDACVARTKYHMRSRRWYLYLFWQTIMLGLVNAWFLYRRDCKLLDVRKPLKQRNFQAEIATSLILLHSQRGRPAFDSPSPPPLPRKRVRTGVPDDVRTDHIAHWSGKCEKRGRCKLCKVNATTTFCEKCDVRLCFTEERNCFKSYHLA, encoded by the coding sequence ATGGATAAAAAGAAGCAATACAGTCTTCAGGATGCTCTGAAAATCATCACTGGAGATGACAGTGATTTTGAGGGATGTGAAGATAGCTCAGATGAAGATCCTGATGACCCTGATTATACCCCCAACAAAAAAGAGATTGAGACTGAAGAGTCAAGTTGCTCTAGTGATTCAGACAGTGGCGAATCAAGTGATTTGGATGAACAGCAACCAAGCGTGAACCCGAGGCAGCAAGCAACAACTgtccaaagaaaagaaaaggaagagaagaagacattTTCCTGGAGGCAGAAATCTTTTGAAACACCTGATTGCCCATTCAAAGGAGAAGATGCCAGTCTACCTGACACTCTCCATACTCCTCTGGAGTATTTCAGAAAGTTCAGAGGATCCGTTGATGCCAGGGTGGAGAAGGACGGAAAAGTGGCCATTGTTAAGTGGTATGACAACAAATCGGTCACCTTGATCTCATCTTACTGTGCCATTGACCCACAAGACAAAGCTCGACGCTGGAGCAAATCAGACAAGGCATTTGTGGAGGTCAGCAGGCCACACATTGTGCAGGAGTACAACACATTCATGGGGGGCATAGACCTCATTGATGCATGCGTCGCAAGAACCAAGTACCACATGAGATCACGGAGGTGGTACCTCTACCTGTTCTGGCAAACCATTATGTTAGGCCTGGTCAATGCATGGTTCCTTTACCGCCGTGACTGCAAACTCCTTGATGTCAGAAAGCCCCTGAAACAAAGGAACTTCCAAGCAGAGATTGCCACGAGCCTGATTCTCTTGCATTCACAGAGGGGGCGCCCAGCATTTGACAGCCCATCTCCACCACCACTACCACGCAAGAGAGTCCGTACAGGAGTTCCAGATGATGTTCGAACTGACCACATTGCACACTGGTCTGGGAAATGTGAGAAACGAGGTCGTTGCAAACTCTGCAAGGTCAATGCAACCACCACCTTCTGTGAGAAATGCGACGTGCGTCTTTGCTTCACAGAGGAGCGAAATTGCTTCAAGTCATACCATTTGGCCTAA